The proteins below are encoded in one region of Tiliqua scincoides isolate rTilSci1 chromosome 7, rTilSci1.hap2, whole genome shotgun sequence:
- the DMC1 gene encoding meiotic recombination protein DMC1/LIM15 homolog yields the protein MKCMEDQVVQEEPGYQDDEESFFQDIDLLQKHGINVADIKKLKSVGICTIKGIQMTTRRALCNVKGLSEAKVEKIKEAANKLIEPGFLTAFEYSEKRKMVFHISTGSQEFDKLLGGGIESMAITEAFGEFRTGKTQLAHTLCVTAQLPGMDGYTGGKIIFIDTENTFRPDRLRGIADHFHADHEAVLDNVLYARAYTSEHQMELLDYVAAKFHEEPGIFKLLIIDSIMALFRVDFTGRGELAERQQKLAQMLSRLQKISEEYNVAVFMTNQMTADPGATMTFQADPKKPIGGHILAHASTTRISLRKGRGELRIAKIYDSPEMPENEATFAITAGGIGDAKE from the exons ATGAAGTGTATGGAGGATCAAGTTGTACAGGAAGAACCTGGGTACCAAGATGATGAG GAATCATTTTTCCAGGACATCGATCTGTTACAGAAGCATGGAATT AATGTGGCTGATATTAAAAAGTTGAAATCGGTGGGAATTTGTACAATTAAAGGAATTCAGATGACAACAAGGCGGGCACTATGCAATGTGAAGGGACTTTCAGAAGCCAAAGTGGAGAAGATTAAAGAAGCAGCCAACAAGCTTATA GAACCAGGTTTTCTGACTGCTTTTGAGTACAGTGAGAAGCGGAAGATGGTATTTCATATCAGCACTGGGAGCCAGGAATTTGA CAAACTCTTAGGTGGTGGAATTGAAAGCATGGCAATCACTGAAGCCTTTGGAG aatttCGAACAGGCAAAACTCAACTTGCCCATACTCTTTGTG TGACAGCCCAGCTGCCAGGAATGGATGGCTACACTGGTGGGAAGATTATCTTTATTGACACAGAAAACACCTT TCGTCCAGACCGCCTTCGTGGCATTGCTGATCACTTCCATGCAGATCACGAAGCAGTTCTTGACAATGTACTGTATGCACGGGCATATACTA GTGAGCATCAGATGGAGTTGCTTGACTACGTTGCTGCCAAATTCCATGAGGAACCTGGCATCTTCAAACTACTG ATAATAGATTCCATTATGGCGCTATTCCGTGTGGACTTCACTGGTCGCGGGGAGTTGGCTGAAAGACAACAGAAACTTGCTCAGATGCTGTCAAGGCTTCAGAAAATATCAGAAG AATATAATGTGGCTGTGTTTATGACCAATCAGATGACTGCTGACCCAGGAGCAACTATGAC CTTTCAGGCAGACCCAAAGAAGCCCATTGGGGGCCACATCCTTGCACATGCTTCTACAACAAGGATTAGTTTGCGGAAAGGAAGGGGAGAGTTGCGTATTGCCAAGATATATGATAG TCCTGAAATGCCTGAAAATGAAGCCACATTTGCAATAACTGCTGGAGGAATTGGAGATGCTAAAGAGTAG